A window of the Fulvia fulva chromosome 11, complete sequence genome harbors these coding sequences:
- a CDS encoding Cholinesterase: MIVLTALSAYLAIASAGSPRRHHGGYKGSAQDQLTVSTSSGHVHGKIDPELPNVRQFLGVPFAQPPVKDLRWSAPQPLSQPDAHIEATELPPSCNQFLSSTLGFSTAEILEFNLQGLNKTGATSEDCLTASVWAPVNQQHGYGSRKGKKGEEALPVLIYIYGGSFSTGGQDVPYQIPAQWVDRTPDHIVVSFNYRVNIFGFPGAEGLDDQNVGLLDQRLAVEWVRENIAAFGGDPEQMIIFGQSAGAASVDYYNHAYPENPIVKGLIMESGTALIPIGGDPTGMSFTYVATQLGYTGSANDSAAVLSYMRSLPADEIENFVANHSNSGSSPGLSFGPTPDEKSVFANYTERALAGHQAKIPAIIGTNAQDGVTLAPYNPNGTNLTIADAAYLRTFLCPATQTIHLRQETGRLTYSYRYAGNFSNISPKPWIGAYHSAELPLLFGTHPNYRGESTELEYQTSCAMQDAWVAFAKDPESGLEGENWDVYERLGSQEVREFGAGVAAQDVSVAPLESMCNGAVPAEAT; encoded by the exons ATGATCGTACTGACGGCATTGTCTGCCTACCTGGCTATTGCGAGTGCTGGCTCTCCTCGACGACACCATGGCGGATACAAAGGCTCTGCTCAAGATCAACTCACAGTCTCGACCTCGTCTGGTCATGTCCATGGAAAGATCGACCCAGAGCTACCGAATGTGCGACAGTTTCTGGGTGTCCCCTTTGCACAGCCACCAGTGAAAGACTTACGCTGGAGCGCACCGCAGCCTCTTTCACAACCGGATGCGCACATCGAGGCGACTGAATTGCCTCCAAGTTGCAACCAGTTCCTTTCTAGTACACTCGGCTTTTCTACTGCCGAGATCCTGGAGTTCAATCTGCAAGGCTTGAACAAGACTGGCGCAACTTCCGAGGACTGCTTGACCGCCTCAGTTTGGGCGCCGGTCAATCAGCAGCACGGATATGGTTCTCGAAAAGGCAAGAAGGGCGAAGAAGCACTGCCTGTGTTGATTTACATCTATGGCGGCAGCTTCTCAACGGGCGGTCAAGACGTGCCCTACCAAATCCCTGCACAATGGGTCGACCGAACTCCAGATCACATAGTGGTATCGTTCAATTACAGGGTCAATATCTTCGGCTTCCCTGGGGCTGAGGGTCTGGACGATCAGAATGTCGGACTGTTAGACCAACGACTTGCTGTAGAATGGGTCAGAGAGAACATCGCAGCATTTGGTGGCGATCCTGAGCAGATGATTATCTTCGGACAGAGTGCAGGAGCAG CTTCCGTCGACTACTACAACCATGCATACCCTGAGAATCCTATCGTCAAAGGTCTGATTATGGAGTCTGGAACCGCACTCATTCCAATCGGAGGTGATCCGACCGGCATGAGCTTCACTTATGTCGCGACCCAGCTCGGTTACACAGGTTCTGCAAACGACTCTGCCGCTGTCCTCTCCTACATGCGCAGCCTCCCAGCCGATGAGATCGAGAATTTCGTCGCAAACCACTCCAACAGTGGTTCATCACCGGGTCTATCCTTTGGACCTACCCCAGACGAGAAGTCCGTCTTCGCCAACTACACCGAGCGAGCACTGGCGGGTCACCAAGCCAAGATCCCAGCGATCATCGGTACAAATGCACAAGATGGTGTGACCTTGGCACCATACAACCCCAACGGAACCAATCTTACTATTGCAGACGCAGCTTACCTGCGGACATTTCTCTGTCCAGCCACGCAGACCATTCACCTTCGCCAGGAGACTGGACGACTGACGTACAGCTACCGCTACGCTGGGAACTTCTCAAACATTTCGCCGAAGCCATGGATCGGAGCATATCACTCGGCTGAACTGCCGCTGCTTTTTGGTACACACCCAAACTATAGGGGAGAGAGCACGGAGCTGGAGTATCAGACTAGTTGTGCCATGCAGGATGCGTGGGTAGCGTTTGCTAAGGATCCTGAAAGTGGGCTGGAAGGTGAGAACTGGGACGTATATGAGAGGTTGGGTTCGCAGGAAGTGAGAGAATTCGGTGCAGGTGTTGCAGCTCAAGATGTTAGTGTTGCTCCACTTGAGTCTATGTGTAATGGCGCTGTTCCTGCTGAGGCAACATGA
- a CDS encoding NADH dehydrogenase [ubiquinone] 1 alpha subcomplex subunit 13 gives MPQDMPPTGGYEPVQYRRNLPVRGFRPAWYLAAVAGVMTYGFYRVGQGIREHNELAREKMWSRIYLIPLLQAEEDRDAVRRHYAREKMEQELLGKTAPVYNKDVFVRPTYAVTPANVTK, from the exons ATGCCTCAGGATATGCCGCCCACGGGCGGCTACGAGCCAGTCCAATACCGCCGAAATCTGCCAGTCCGTGGCTTCAGACCTGCCTGGTACCTTGCGGCAGTCGCGGGAGTGATGACATATGGTTTCTACAGAGTCGGGCAGGGCATTAGAGAGCACAA CGAACTTGCACGAGAGAAAATGTGGTCGCGAATCTACCTTATCCCACTACTACAAGCCGAGGAGGACCGCGACGCAGTACGGAGGCACTACGCACGGGAGAAGATGGAGCAGGAACTGCTTGGAAAGACTGCACCAGTATACAACAAGGATGT TTTCGTGCGACCGACATACGCAGTAACACCGGCCAATGTAACGAAGTAG
- a CDS encoding Nucleolar protein 56, translated as MSVDFLLHESSVGYAIFKVKLQSDEVGARTKEVQEAQTDLAKFGKMIHLVSFAPFQGASQALENANDVSEGIMSDYLKTVLEANLPKAGKKNKITLAVGDKNLAGSIKAGFTGLECETPDTSELAADLLRGLRLHAEKLLKQLQTGDISRAQLGLGHAYSRAKVKFSVQKNDNHIIQAIATIDHLDKAVNTFSMRVREWYGWHFPELVKIVSENHKYAKCALFIGDKKTLSEDSLHELAAIVDDDESTARAIIEAARVSMGQEISETDMENVMLFAKRTADLTAYRKSLGNYLVAKMGVVAPNLAALIGETVGARLISHAGSLTNLAKYPASTVQILGAEKALFRALKTKGNTPKYGLIYHSSFIGRAGMKNKGRISRFLANKTSIASRIDNFSMQPTRKFGEALKGQVEERLRFYAEGINPTKNADAMKAAMDATLAGMDIDDLTDAGAEDALAAPGVTGPATEQKQRKEKKKKKSKSEDVEMEDAPTIDDKAARKAAKKAKKLQEEAAADVDEEAVEKKLKKEKKEKRKSETLAAGEVPDEQIKKKKKKSKSE; from the exons ATGTCGGTCGACTTCCTCCTCCACGAGTCGTCGGTGGGCTATGCCATCTTCAAGGTCAAGCTGCAGTCCGATGAGGTCGGCGCACGCACGAAAGAGGTGCAGGAGGCGCAGACAGATCTCGCCAAGTTCGGCAAGATGATCCATCTCGTCTCCTTTGCGCCATTCCAGGGGGCCAGCCAGGCGCTCGAGAACGCCAACGACGTGTCGGAGGGTATCATGAGCGACTACCTCAAGACCGTCCTCGAAGCGAATCTGCCCAAGGCCGGCAAGAAGAACAAGATCACGCTGGCTGTGGGCGACAAGAACTTGGCGGGTAGCATCAAGGCCGGCTTCACGGGACTGGAGTGCGAGACACCAGACACGAGCGAGCTGGCGGCAGATCTGCTCCGTGGCCTGCGACTGCACGCCGAGAAGCTGCTCAAGCAGTTGCAGACTGGCGACATCTCACGCGCACAGCTTGGTCTGGGTCACGCATACTCGCGGGCTAAAGTCAAGTTCAGCGTGCAGAAGAACGACAACCACATCATCCAGGCCATTGCGACCATCGACCACCTCGACAAGGCCGTCAACACTTTCTCCATGAGAGTGCGCGAATGGTACGGCTGGCACTTCCCTGAGCTTGTCAAGATCGTCAGCGAGAACCACAAGTACGCCAAGTGTGCGCTGTTCATTGGCGACAAGAAGACTCTGTCGGAAGACAGCCTGCACGAGTTGGCCGCGATTGTGGACGACGATGAGAGCACTGCACGGGCTATCATTGAAGCTGCACGAGTATCCATGGGTCAGGAAATCTCAGAGACAGACATGGAGAATGTCATGCTCTTCGCGAAGCGCACCGCAGATCTGACTGCATACCGCAAGTCGCTGGGCAACTACCTTGTTGCGAAGATGGGCGTTGTCGCACCTAACCTTGCAGCTCTCATCGGCGAGACTGTTGGTGCTCGTCTCATTTCGCACGCCGGCTCCCTCACCAACCTCGCCAAATACCCAGCATCGACCGTCCAGATCCTTGGTGCCGAGAAGGCACTTTTCCGTGCCCTCAAGACCAAGGGCAACACACCCAAGTACGGTCTCATCTACCACTCTTCGTTCATCGGCCGCGCCGGCATGAAGAACAAGGGCAGAATATCACGTTTCCTCGCCAACAAGACTTCTATCGCTTCGCGTATTGACAACTTCAGCATGCAGCCTACACGCAAGTTTGGCGAGGCACTGAAGGGGCAGGTTGAGGAGAGGTTACGATTCTACGCCGAGGGCATTAACCCAACCAAGAACGCAGATGCGATG AAAGCCGCCATGGACGCCACCCTCGCAGGCATGGACATCGACGACCTGACCGACGCCGGCGCCGAGGACGCTCTTGCTGCACCTGGCGTGACTGGACCAGCGACCGAGCAAAAGCAGCGCAaagagaagaagaagaagaagtcgaAGTCGGAAGACGTCGAGATGGAAGACGCGCCCACGATCGACGACAAGGCCGCACGAAAAGCGGCGAAGAAGGCCAAG